In a single window of the Limibacillus halophilus genome:
- a CDS encoding quaternary amine ABC transporter ATP-binding protein: MSESEAKLVCRSVWKIFGPHAESFMAARDTAHPITEETLQEAGLIGAVRDVNLEVREGESFVIMGLSGSGKSTLVRCMSRLIEPTSGEILFNGENLLEASAERMVQIRRHHMGMVFQHFALLPHMTVLENVAFPLEVQGLNRRSREERAAKMVDLVGLAGREGFYPRELSGGQQQRVGIARSLAVEPELWFLDEPFSALDPLIRREMQDEFLRLQSVLQKTIVFITHDFDEAIRLADRIAIMKDGAVVQIGSPEDLVLNPATDYVAEFTRSVAKAKVMRAASLMRPLNDQLPADALGPEVSLKATIAEIAPLLEQGISTLRVVDDAGQPQGLLLRDDVVAVMMRG, from the coding sequence ATGTCCGAATCAGAAGCGAAGCTCGTCTGCCGGTCCGTCTGGAAAATATTCGGCCCGCACGCGGAGAGTTTCATGGCCGCGCGCGATACTGCCCATCCCATCACTGAAGAAACTCTACAAGAGGCCGGCCTCATCGGCGCTGTCCGCGACGTAAACCTGGAGGTTCGCGAAGGCGAGAGCTTTGTCATTATGGGTCTATCGGGCTCTGGCAAGTCGACGCTGGTGCGCTGCATGTCTCGCTTGATCGAGCCAACCTCAGGTGAAATTCTCTTCAATGGTGAAAATCTGTTGGAAGCCAGCGCGGAGCGCATGGTCCAAATCAGGCGCCATCACATGGGGATGGTGTTTCAGCACTTCGCCCTGCTCCCGCATATGACGGTGCTGGAAAACGTTGCCTTCCCACTTGAGGTTCAGGGATTGAACCGGCGCAGCCGCGAAGAACGCGCCGCCAAAATGGTCGATTTGGTCGGTTTGGCGGGCCGTGAGGGCTTCTATCCACGCGAACTGTCGGGCGGTCAGCAGCAAAGGGTCGGTATCGCCCGCTCCCTGGCCGTCGAACCGGAACTCTGGTTCCTGGACGAGCCCTTCTCCGCCCTCGATCCCTTGATCCGACGGGAAATGCAGGACGAGTTTTTGCGCCTGCAGTCCGTCTTGCAGAAGACCATCGTCTTCATAACACACGATTTTGACGAAGCCATCCGTCTGGCCGACCGCATCGCGATCATGAAAGACGGCGCGGTCGTCCAGATTGGATCACCCGAAGATCTGGTGTTGAACCCCGCAACCGACTACGTGGCCGAGTTCACGCGCAGCGTCGCCAAAGCGAAGGTGATGCGCGCGGCCTCCTTGATGCGGCCGCTCAACGACCAGTTGCCTGCCGACGCGCTCGGGCCAGAGGTTTCTCTCAAGGCTACCATCGCCGAAATCGCCCCGCTCCTGGAACAAGGCATCAGTACGCTAAGAGTGGTTGATGACGCCGGCCAACCTCAGGGCCTTCTGCTGCGCGACGATGTGGTCGCGGTCATGATGCGAGGCTGA
- a CDS encoding ABC transporter substrate-binding protein — MKTVNMTLRRAFIGLAVTAGLSLAAANVQAEVESRDPIKLTLHDWTGQLITTQIMGEVLKKAGYNIEYVQADYIAQFAGLKSGDLHVAMEIWETTGRDAMDEATATGKVENLGETGMQAIEEWWYPTYMKEKCPGLPNWEALKEASCAEAFATAETAPKGRYLGGPVTWGGFDDERAEALDLPFEVVHAGTDAALFAELESAYQRKAPVMLWVYAPHWAPAKYEGEWVEFPAYTKECYEDPSWGSNPNETYDCGKPRGPIWKVSWAGLKDKWPGASNAVKAFNINNGEMGAMITAVDLEGKSIDEVVADWMANNEARWSTWIK; from the coding sequence ATGAAGACCGTCAATATGACATTGAGGCGCGCTTTCATCGGCCTTGCTGTGACCGCGGGGCTGAGCCTGGCCGCAGCCAACGTTCAGGCGGAGGTCGAATCGCGCGACCCGATCAAGCTGACGCTACACGACTGGACAGGTCAATTGATCACCACCCAGATCATGGGCGAGGTTCTCAAGAAGGCCGGCTACAATATCGAGTACGTGCAAGCGGACTACATTGCCCAGTTCGCCGGTTTGAAGAGCGGCGATTTACATGTTGCGATGGAAATCTGGGAGACCACGGGACGCGACGCCATGGATGAGGCGACGGCAACCGGCAAGGTCGAGAATCTCGGTGAAACCGGGATGCAGGCGATCGAGGAGTGGTGGTACCCGACCTACATGAAAGAAAAGTGCCCGGGATTGCCGAACTGGGAAGCCTTGAAAGAAGCGTCCTGCGCCGAAGCCTTTGCGACCGCCGAAACCGCTCCTAAGGGGCGCTATCTGGGAGGCCCCGTTACCTGGGGCGGCTTCGACGATGAGCGCGCCGAAGCTCTCGACCTGCCATTCGAGGTCGTGCACGCCGGCACCGATGCCGCGCTGTTTGCAGAGTTGGAAAGTGCGTACCAACGCAAAGCGCCGGTCATGCTTTGGGTTTATGCGCCGCACTGGGCACCTGCGAAGTACGAGGGCGAATGGGTCGAATTTCCGGCCTATACGAAAGAGTGCTACGAAGATCCGTCCTGGGGCAGCAATCCCAACGAAACCTACGACTGCGGTAAACCGCGCGGACCGATCTGGAAGGTCTCTTGGGCCGGGCTCAAAGATAAGTGGCCGGGCGCCAGCAACGCCGTCAAAGCCTTCAACATCAACAACGGCGAGATGGGTGCGATGATCACCGCCGTCGATCTCGAAGGGAAGTCGATCGACGAAGTGGTCGCCGACTGGATGGCAAACAACGAGGCGCGCTGGTCCACCTGGATCAAGTAA
- a CDS encoding DeoR/GlpR family DNA-binding transcription regulator has product MNTTKRRNAILERVVEQGSARVSDLASDLGVSLETIRRDVRPLVERGELVKTHGAVFAVDASREAPFERRLREHAEGKRRIARHVAGLIEDGDSVMMDTGTTTSILARELLAKKRLIIVTNSSDVARILATVNGNKVYMAGGELHGDNGAAFGRSAIDFISNFKVRFAIISIGAIDARVGPMDFRLAEAEFARRVLECGDERLVITDHSKFQRSALVKVCDFEEFDHLVTDVPPPEDIAKRLTAAGTKVTVVP; this is encoded by the coding sequence ATGAATACCACAAAGAGAAGAAACGCGATCCTGGAACGCGTGGTAGAGCAGGGGTCGGCCAGAGTGAGCGATCTCGCCAGCGATCTGGGTGTTTCGCTGGAAACCATCAGGCGCGATGTGCGGCCGCTGGTGGAGCGTGGCGAACTTGTGAAAACCCATGGTGCGGTCTTCGCGGTCGATGCCTCTCGGGAAGCGCCATTTGAGCGCCGTTTGCGTGAACACGCGGAAGGCAAACGCCGGATCGCCCGCCATGTCGCTGGCCTGATTGAAGACGGCGACAGCGTCATGATGGATACCGGAACCACGACCAGTATTCTGGCGCGTGAGTTGCTGGCGAAGAAGCGTTTGATCATCGTCACCAATTCTTCTGACGTCGCGCGCATCCTGGCGACGGTCAATGGCAACAAGGTCTACATGGCGGGCGGCGAGTTGCATGGCGACAACGGTGCGGCGTTTGGGCGTTCCGCCATCGATTTCATAAGCAATTTCAAGGTCCGTTTCGCCATCATCTCGATCGGCGCCATCGATGCCCGCGTTGGGCCGATGGATTTCAGATTGGCGGAGGCCGAGTTCGCCCGCCGGGTTCTAGAGTGCGGCGACGAGCGCCTCGTGATCACGGATCACTCGAAGTTTCAGCGCTCGGCGCTGGTCAAGGTTTGTGATTTCGAAGAGTTTGATCACCTGGTAACCGATGTGCCGCCGCCCGAGGATATTGCCAAGCGCCTGACCGCGGCCGGGACCAAGGTCACAGTGGTTCCCTAA
- a CDS encoding cell wall hydrolase produces MEIGGIIATALTCLALNVYHEARGEPFLGQVAVAQVTMNRVASASYPDNVCDVVTQPYQFSWTGDGLSDQPSDPRAWQDALSVAAMVLDFGARTAGVNDQTLHYHATSVTPAWSAEMASLGKIGNHRFYRQ; encoded by the coding sequence ATGGAAATCGGCGGTATCATTGCAACGGCACTGACCTGTTTGGCATTGAACGTTTATCACGAGGCCAGGGGCGAACCTTTCCTGGGGCAAGTTGCCGTGGCTCAGGTCACCATGAACCGCGTGGCGAGTGCCTCCTATCCGGACAATGTCTGTGATGTTGTGACCCAGCCCTATCAATTTTCCTGGACCGGTGACGGGCTTTCGGATCAGCCCAGCGACCCCCGCGCCTGGCAGGACGCCTTGTCAGTGGCGGCAATGGTCCTGGATTTTGGTGCGCGTACTGCGGGCGTGAACGATCAAACCCTGCATTATCATGCCACCAGCGTGACACCGGCCTGGAGTGCCGAAATGGCTTCCTTGGGCAAGATCGGCAATCATCGCTTCTATCGCCAGTAG
- a CDS encoding peptide chain release factor 3 — protein sequence MAPTGKAASGQRNGETAADAPRRTFAIISHPDAGKTTLTEKLLLFGDAIRLAGQVRARGERRRTQSDWMEMERSRGISITSSVMTFDHDGIVFNLLDTPGHEDFSEDTYRTLTAVDSAIMVIDAAKGIEAQTRKLFEVCRLRNIPIITFVNKVDREGRDPFELLDEIESGLALDVTPLMWPMGMGGQFYGVYDLQTNQLLTSDRGRGGAFSQRIQFEGPDDPKLDERIPEHILSAFRESLELALAGYPEFDPKAYRDGHMTPVIFGSALYDYAVDELLQALATHAPAPRPQPAEPTEVRPEEDRVTGFVFKVQANMDPNHRDRIAFLRLCSGRFQRGMKLRQARSGKTMAVHNPIFFFAQERELAEEAFPGDIIGIPNHGTLRVGDTLSEGAEVRFTGIPNFAPEILRRVRLDDPMRAKQLRRALEDLAEEGVTQVFRPLLGSEWIVGVVGQLQLEVLASRIAAEYKIAAGFETAPYEAARWVTAEDPAEMKRFQERHRASMAEDRDSGPVFMARNSWELNRTIQDWPKIGFHKTRERA from the coding sequence TTGGCGCCAACAGGTAAAGCGGCAAGCGGGCAACGCAACGGTGAGACGGCGGCGGATGCGCCACGACGCACCTTCGCAATCATCTCGCACCCCGATGCGGGTAAGACGACATTGACCGAAAAGCTTTTGCTGTTCGGCGACGCCATCCGTCTGGCAGGACAGGTTCGTGCGCGTGGCGAGCGCCGCCGCACGCAATCGGACTGGATGGAAATGGAACGGTCGCGCGGGATTTCGATCACAAGCTCGGTCATGACCTTTGATCATGATGGCATCGTTTTCAACTTGCTGGACACCCCCGGCCACGAAGACTTTAGCGAAGACACCTACCGCACGTTAACCGCCGTCGATTCAGCGATCATGGTGATCGATGCAGCCAAGGGGATCGAGGCGCAGACCCGAAAGCTCTTCGAGGTCTGTCGCTTACGCAACATTCCGATCATTACCTTTGTGAACAAGGTCGATCGGGAAGGTCGCGATCCCTTCGAACTGCTGGACGAGATCGAAAGCGGACTGGCGCTAGATGTCACTCCTCTCATGTGGCCGATGGGCATGGGCGGCCAATTCTATGGCGTTTACGATCTCCAGACGAATCAGCTGCTAACCTCCGACCGCGGTCGCGGCGGTGCTTTTTCGCAGCGGATCCAGTTTGAAGGGCCGGACGATCCGAAGCTGGACGAACGCATTCCCGAGCACATCTTGAGCGCATTCCGCGAAAGCCTGGAGCTTGCCCTTGCGGGATACCCGGAGTTCGACCCAAAGGCTTACCGCGACGGCCACATGACGCCGGTGATCTTCGGCAGTGCGCTCTATGACTATGCGGTAGACGAACTCCTGCAGGCACTTGCCACCCACGCGCCGGCGCCACGGCCGCAACCGGCTGAACCCACGGAAGTTCGGCCGGAAGAAGACCGCGTTACGGGGTTCGTGTTTAAAGTGCAAGCCAACATGGACCCAAACCACAGGGATCGCATCGCCTTCCTTCGGCTCTGCTCGGGGCGTTTCCAACGCGGCATGAAACTACGTCAAGCGCGGAGCGGAAAAACCATGGCCGTGCATAACCCGATCTTCTTCTTCGCCCAGGAGCGCGAGTTGGCGGAAGAGGCCTTTCCCGGCGACATCATCGGGATACCAAACCATGGGACCCTGCGCGTGGGAGACACTCTTTCGGAAGGCGCAGAAGTGCGCTTCACCGGCATTCCAAACTTCGCGCCGGAAATCCTGCGTCGGGTTCGGCTCGATGATCCGATGCGGGCCAAACAGCTTCGCCGCGCCTTAGAGGATTTGGCTGAGGAAGGCGTGACACAGGTATTCCGCCCGCTGCTAGGTTCGGAATGGATTGTCGGTGTGGTCGGCCAGTTGCAACTTGAGGTGCTCGCCTCGCGCATTGCCGCCGAGTACAAGATCGCCGCCGGTTTTGAAACCGCGCCATATGAGGCGGCGCGGTGGGTTACCGCCGAAGACCCGGCGGAAATGAAACGGTTCCAGGAGCGCCACCGCGCCAGCATGGCGGAGGACCGCGACAGCGGTCCGGTTTTCATGGCGCGTAACAGTTGGGAACTGAACCGCACGATTCAGGACTGGCCGAAAATAGGCTTTCACAAGACACGCGAACGCGCCTGA
- a CDS encoding DMT family transporter codes for MPQSSSTVIAARSGASSLAAIGFMVAAGFLNTIMLSAIKHLADDLHPLEVGFFRCLVGLIVLLPVIWHAGGLAVVRTERIGAHMLRGALNAAGMLTFFWAISLAPLATISAIGFTAPLFASLLAIVILAERVGLRRWIGIGVGFAGTLIILRPGADSIGLGALMALGSSVAWAGAMIVIKRLTATESPLSITAWAAFFVGLFSFIPTLFVWQWPSGAQWWMLAGIGALGSMIQFCFAKAFSLADTTVVLPFDFLKLVWASILGFLIFQEVPDLWTWVGGSVIFGGSIYIAYRERKSGIETAVTAAKSPPP; via the coding sequence ATGCCGCAGTCGTCTAGCACCGTCATCGCCGCTCGATCTGGTGCCAGTTCATTGGCGGCAATCGGCTTCATGGTTGCAGCCGGCTTTCTGAATACGATCATGCTGTCGGCAATAAAGCACTTGGCGGACGACTTGCACCCCCTGGAAGTCGGATTCTTCCGTTGTCTCGTCGGCTTGATCGTGTTGCTTCCAGTCATCTGGCACGCGGGCGGCCTAGCGGTGGTGCGCACCGAAAGGATCGGCGCCCACATGCTGCGTGGTGCGCTCAACGCGGCGGGCATGCTTACGTTCTTCTGGGCAATAAGCTTGGCACCGTTGGCCACGATCTCTGCGATTGGTTTCACCGCGCCGCTGTTTGCATCGTTACTGGCAATCGTGATCTTGGCGGAGCGGGTCGGTTTGCGGCGCTGGATAGGAATCGGCGTTGGCTTTGCCGGCACGCTCATCATTCTGCGGCCGGGGGCGGATTCAATAGGGCTGGGGGCGTTGATGGCTTTGGGGTCCAGCGTTGCCTGGGCCGGCGCTATGATCGTCATCAAGCGCCTGACCGCAACCGAGTCGCCCTTGTCGATCACGGCCTGGGCTGCTTTCTTTGTCGGGCTTTTCTCGTTTATCCCAACGCTATTCGTGTGGCAGTGGCCAAGCGGCGCGCAGTGGTGGATGCTGGCTGGAATCGGGGCCCTGGGCAGCATGATTCAATTCTGTTTTGCAAAGGCTTTTTCGTTGGCCGACACCACTGTGGTCTTGCCGTTCGATTTTCTGAAGTTGGTGTGGGCCAGCATCCTGGGGTTCCTAATCTTTCAGGAGGTGCCCGATCTATGGACCTGGGTCGGCGGCTCGGTAATCTTTGGGGGGTCGATCTACATTGCCTACCGGGAGCGTAAGAGCGGAATCGAAACCGCTGTGACCGCGGCAAAGAGTCCGCCACCTTGA
- a CDS encoding LysR family transcriptional regulator — protein sequence MDLSLIRTFIDVTTYGSFSEASERLHVSQSTVSSRIKTLEDSLGASLFQRGKRGAELTAAGRHFHRHALQLVETWEHARQDVVLPERYSERLRIGSEAGLWLRLLDSWVPWMRSTAPDVALRLDSGTPETLMSRMAEGLFDLVVMYTPDSRPGLNLIRLGEEDLVLVGDPGSLERTGSGQGRMSRNLPKGYIYVDWGRDFAVAHRAHFPEFADPGLVISIGLLAYRMVLETKGSGYLPFSLVGGDLKSGRLKRVETAPVLKLPIYALARNSQDSPAATLAITGFRRILEEKFARDA from the coding sequence ATGGACTTATCTCTGATTCGGACATTCATCGATGTCACGACCTACGGCAGCTTCTCCGAAGCTTCGGAGCGGCTGCATGTATCGCAATCCACTGTCAGCAGCCGCATCAAGACATTGGAGGATTCCCTGGGCGCGAGCCTGTTTCAGCGCGGCAAGCGCGGCGCGGAGTTGACCGCCGCCGGGCGCCATTTTCACCGACATGCCCTTCAGCTTGTGGAGACCTGGGAGCATGCACGCCAGGATGTGGTACTGCCGGAACGTTACAGCGAGCGGCTTCGCATCGGCAGTGAAGCAGGACTCTGGCTTCGTCTCCTCGATAGCTGGGTCCCTTGGATGCGCAGCACGGCACCCGATGTCGCGCTGCGCCTTGATTCAGGAACGCCGGAAACATTGATGTCGCGCATGGCTGAGGGGCTTTTCGACCTGGTTGTCATGTACACACCCGACAGCCGGCCTGGACTAAACCTCATCAGACTCGGCGAGGAAGATCTTGTTTTGGTCGGCGACCCGGGATCGCTGGAGCGCACCGGTTCCGGTCAGGGCCGGATGTCGCGAAACCTTCCAAAAGGTTATATCTACGTCGACTGGGGGCGTGACTTTGCCGTGGCGCACCGGGCCCACTTTCCGGAGTTTGCCGATCCGGGACTGGTAATTTCCATAGGACTGCTTGCCTACCGAATGGTGCTGGAAACCAAAGGCAGCGGCTACCTCCCCTTCAGCCTGGTTGGTGGCGATCTGAAAAGCGGACGCCTGAAGCGTGTTGAGACCGCTCCCGTTCTGAAGCTACCGATCTATGCGCTGGCGCGAAATTCGCAGGACAGTCCTGCGGCAACACTCGCGATAACAGGGTTTCGGCGGATACTAGAGGAGAAATTTGCCCGCGACGCCTAG
- a CDS encoding 5-formyltetrahydrofolate cyclo-ligase has translation MNNASPILQLSKSPGACGGDVGPDPTDWEAVRPWRRNTRALMRSRRMAMNRTERAEKTTALLSNLRAAFGLSDPSCIGFYWPFKGEPDMRGFVREQIRHGAAAALPVVVEKAAPVEFWRWQPRQPLARGIWDIPIPAEREVVLPTVLLVPLLGFDQQGYRLGYGGGYYDRTLASCRQRPHAIGVGFEVGRLDSIHPFPHDIPMDVIVTEEGIFRR, from the coding sequence ATGAACAATGCGTCGCCGATACTTCAACTATCCAAATCGCCTGGGGCTTGCGGAGGGGATGTCGGACCGGACCCTACTGACTGGGAGGCCGTCCGCCCTTGGCGCCGCAACACCCGTGCTTTGATGCGCTCACGCCGGATGGCGATGAATCGAACCGAGCGCGCTGAGAAAACAACGGCGCTGCTATCCAACCTCCGGGCCGCATTCGGATTGTCCGATCCCAGTTGTATCGGCTTTTACTGGCCCTTCAAGGGCGAGCCGGACATGCGCGGCTTTGTGCGGGAGCAGATTCGCCATGGCGCTGCGGCAGCGCTTCCGGTGGTTGTCGAGAAAGCTGCGCCGGTCGAATTCTGGCGTTGGCAGCCCCGCCAACCCTTGGCGCGTGGCATATGGGACATCCCCATTCCCGCAGAACGGGAGGTTGTGCTGCCGACAGTACTGTTGGTTCCGCTGCTGGGTTTCGATCAGCAAGGGTACCGTTTGGGGTATGGCGGCGGCTACTACGATCGGACGCTGGCCTCTTGCCGGCAACGTCCACATGCGATCGGCGTCGGTTTCGAGGTTGGCAGATTGGACTCAATTCATCCTTTTCCGCATGACATTCCGATGGATGTAATCGTGACGGAAGAGGGAATCTTCAGGAGGTAA
- a CDS encoding ferritin-like domain-containing protein translates to MSIQNPFPTSFLSRELLTKPLNRRVALGRLGGGVLSAAAVALMAGQDNVAKAHSSGDTANDVTILNTALSAELEAIAAYQVGAESGLLSKGVLGVAVQFQGHHKEHADVLADTVKKLGGTPSEAKQEYMFPTDQLKSEADVLQFAAGLERGAVSAYLGAVPLFDNRDLAKAAASILGDEAMHWAVLRQALGENPVPSAFVN, encoded by the coding sequence GTGTCCATTCAGAACCCTTTTCCGACCTCGTTCCTTTCCCGTGAACTCTTGACCAAGCCGTTGAATCGCCGTGTTGCCTTGGGCCGTCTTGGTGGCGGCGTTCTCAGCGCTGCGGCGGTTGCGCTTATGGCCGGGCAAGACAATGTTGCAAAGGCGCACAGCAGCGGCGATACCGCCAATGACGTAACGATCCTGAACACGGCGCTTAGCGCAGAATTGGAAGCGATCGCAGCCTATCAGGTCGGCGCTGAGAGCGGCTTGCTGAGCAAAGGCGTGTTGGGCGTGGCGGTGCAATTCCAAGGCCACCACAAGGAACATGCAGACGTTCTGGCTGACACCGTCAAGAAGTTGGGCGGAACACCCTCCGAAGCCAAGCAAGAGTACATGTTCCCGACCGATCAGTTGAAATCCGAGGCCGATGTGCTGCAGTTTGCCGCAGGGCTTGAGCGCGGCGCGGTCAGCGCTTATCTGGGCGCTGTGCCACTGTTCGATAATCGCGACCTCGCAAAGGCGGCGGCCTCGATCCTTGGCGACGAAGCGATGCACTGGGCTGTCCTTCGTCAGGCACTGGGCGAGAACCCGGTTCCCTCCGCCTTCGTAAACTGA
- a CDS encoding c-type cytochrome gives MLRLALSLVLSVFMASVASAETATTGDPQRGEDLYGRCLACHAQSYDRTGPKHCGLMGRAAGGVEGFHYSKALRNSGIIWDAQSLDQFLEAPRRAVPGTTMAYAGIPDQKDRQDLIAYIATLTPENPACQ, from the coding sequence ATGCTTCGGCTTGCCTTATCTCTGGTTCTTTCAGTCTTCATGGCCTCGGTCGCGTCGGCAGAAACAGCAACGACCGGCGACCCGCAGCGTGGTGAAGACCTCTATGGGCGGTGTCTGGCTTGTCACGCGCAGAGTTACGACCGAACCGGCCCCAAACATTGTGGTCTGATGGGCCGGGCGGCGGGCGGCGTCGAGGGGTTCCACTACTCCAAGGCCCTTCGGAACTCCGGCATCATCTGGGATGCGCAATCCCTGGATCAATTCCTCGAAGCACCCCGTCGCGCGGTACCGGGAACGACGATGGCTTATGCTGGCATTCCCGACCAAAAGGACCGACAGGACTTGATTGCTTATATCGCTACCTTGACGCCGGAAAACCCTGCCTGCCAGTAG
- the ltaE gene encoding low-specificity L-threonine aldolase, translated as MTQANQTPDSGITIVDLRSDTVTQPSEGMRAAMAAAIVGDDVYGEDPTVAALEEKGAALLGKQTALFFPSGTQSNLAALLTHCGRGEEYIAGDRYHVYTSEAGGAAVLGGIMPCPIATQADGGLDPEAVRAAIKPDDPHYPVTRLLCLENSVSGKVLSPDRIAGPAAVAAKAGLRVHLDGARLFNAAVALNIQASELAAPADSVSICLSKGLGAPAGTLLVGAEDFIAAARRQRKILGGALRQVGVLAACGLYALENNIQRLAEDHRRAALLAGALAQFDGLEVQRQAAPSNMVFITPRTEDHAALTLYLRDKGILIGGQRPTIRLVLHKDIDDDGLERCCAAFRQFYRYR; from the coding sequence ATGACCCAGGCGAACCAGACGCCCGATAGCGGCATCACGATTGTTGACCTGCGCAGCGATACCGTCACCCAGCCGTCCGAGGGCATGCGTGCCGCCATGGCCGCCGCCATTGTAGGGGACGATGTATACGGCGAAGACCCGACAGTCGCCGCACTAGAGGAGAAAGGCGCCGCCCTTCTCGGCAAACAAACGGCTCTGTTCTTTCCAAGCGGCACGCAAAGCAACCTCGCGGCCTTGCTCACCCACTGCGGGCGCGGCGAGGAGTACATCGCCGGTGACCGCTATCACGTCTATACCAGCGAAGCGGGCGGCGCGGCAGTGTTGGGTGGAATCATGCCCTGCCCCATTGCTACGCAGGCCGATGGCGGCCTGGACCCGGAAGCCGTGCGCGCCGCTATTAAACCCGACGACCCGCACTACCCGGTGACCCGGCTGCTGTGCCTGGAGAACAGTGTTTCTGGAAAAGTCTTGTCGCCGGATCGCATTGCCGGTCCCGCGGCAGTGGCTGCAAAGGCTGGCTTGCGTGTCCATCTGGACGGCGCGCGGCTTTTCAATGCCGCAGTGGCGCTGAACATCCAGGCATCGGAGCTGGCCGCACCCGCGGACAGCGTCTCCATCTGCCTTTCGAAAGGTCTGGGCGCACCGGCGGGGACCCTGCTGGTTGGCGCGGAAGATTTCATTGCCGCCGCGCGGCGACAACGCAAAATTCTTGGTGGCGCCTTGCGCCAGGTCGGGGTCTTGGCCGCTTGTGGGCTCTATGCTTTGGAGAACAACATTCAGCGCCTGGCGGAAGATCACCGCCGCGCGGCGCTTTTGGCCGGCGCCTTGGCGCAATTCGATGGGCTGGAAGTACAACGCCAGGCAGCCCCCTCCAACATGGTCTTCATCACGCCAAGGACAGAAGACCACGCGGCGCTGACCCTATACTTGCGGGATAAAGGTATTCTGATCGGCGGACAGCGCCCGACCATCCGGCTCGTCTTGCACAAGGACATCGACGATGATGGACTGGAGCGCTGTTGCGCCGCCTTTCGGCAGTTCTACAGGTACCGCTAG
- a CDS encoding LysR substrate-binding domain-containing protein has product MRRSLPSTTALLCFEAAARSGSFTQAAVEVNLSQSAVSRQIAILENFLHRPLFTRVRQRVRLTDAGARYLAEIVPLLEDLESTTLRLRSFDLREGSINVGVYPTLGSRWLLPLLLAFAEAHPEFSTNSITYLRNEEFDPERIDIGIVQGDPPWRGLQSDFLMPEDLAPVASPRLIDRSFDAPEELLEFRSLQHTTRPLSWPIWFKSLGRELAAPPSGLMFSQFEMVIEAALSGHGIAILPLVLVRRELAAGRLILAHSHVARPQSAYYLVIPDAKRATPKIECFRRWILSHTIDERAGSEEAAGQMTRGT; this is encoded by the coding sequence ATGCGTCGCAGTCTACCGTCGACAACAGCCTTGCTTTGCTTTGAAGCGGCGGCACGAAGCGGCAGCTTCACCCAAGCTGCCGTAGAGGTAAATCTCAGTCAAAGCGCAGTTAGCAGGCAAATCGCCATTCTGGAGAATTTCCTACATCGCCCCCTCTTTACGAGGGTACGGCAGCGGGTCCGGCTGACCGACGCAGGCGCTCGATATCTGGCCGAGATCGTGCCGCTCTTGGAGGACTTGGAATCCACCACTCTCAGATTGCGTTCGTTCGACCTCCGGGAAGGCTCGATCAATGTTGGGGTTTACCCGACGCTCGGGTCCCGTTGGCTGCTGCCTCTCCTGTTGGCTTTCGCGGAGGCCCATCCGGAGTTCAGCACAAACAGCATCACCTATCTGAGGAACGAGGAGTTCGATCCGGAACGAATCGATATCGGGATCGTTCAGGGCGATCCCCCCTGGCGCGGCTTGCAATCGGATTTCCTGATGCCTGAGGATCTGGCCCCGGTGGCCTCGCCCCGATTGATCGATCGGTCGTTCGATGCGCCTGAGGAATTGCTGGAGTTCCGCAGTTTGCAGCACACCACACGACCGTTGTCCTGGCCAATTTGGTTCAAGAGCCTGGGGCGTGAGTTGGCCGCGCCCCCTTCCGGTCTCATGTTCTCGCAATTCGAGATGGTGATAGAGGCGGCACTATCCGGGCATGGCATTGCGATCCTGCCCTTGGTTCTGGTGCGTCGTGAACTGGCGGCGGGGCGGCTAATCCTCGCCCATAGTCATGTTGCCAGGCCGCAAAGCGCATACTATCTGGTGATCCCTGATGCCAAGCGCGCGACACCTAAGATAGAGTGCTTTCGCCGATGGATCTTGAGCCACACCATCGACGAACGCGCCGGGTCGGA